The genomic window GGAATAATGCCAAATGGAGAGAAACCAAAGAGCAGGCCTACAGTTAAGGGTGGCCTGATATGTTGTCCTTGTCCTTGATATGTGTTCCTGACTTCTGCCACAACTCGCCTATGTTGCCATTGTATTGGCATCCACCTTATTCTTGAAGTCTCGCGTGGGGGAACAACGTTAAGCGTCCAGGTGCTACGCGTTTACCTTGCAACGGGAAGGGGCTGCAAACAGCGACGTCGGCTTAAGTAGTGACTTGTTCCCCCCACAAACTCTGTAAAACATTGTTTCTATTTATTGGGCATGAATGTTGCATGGCGATTTCAACGGTTTGAAAACAACGCTGCAAATCTTAACGACAGCCATCCCTCGTCTTCAGAGCTGTGTGGAAGAGATGTCGCGTGCCCCGCTGCCAGTATTTGCAAAGCTACCAAATAAGGTGTTCTCATCAGAGTTTGCTCAAGGGCATAAATGTTGCATTCACCTGTACGTTCACCGTACAAACGTCTGGAGGGAGGGGACGTGCCGCCTGGAAGCGACCCCGATGAACCCTGACGTCCGTGAGCGTTTGCTCCCTTGGCACTGGCAAGTGTTTTCCCATGGCTGCTCTTCTGGCCTCGTTCTGATTGGCACACATCCCACGGGGGAGCGGTATTGTTCATTTAAGGCAGACTACGTGCTCGCAAAGTCAAAAGCGCTTGATATACTCTGTATTGGGAGGGCTCCTAGGACTAGAGTTTCCAttcaaagaagaagaattggatGCGGCCGAGTGTAGCTCCCAGAAAAGGGCGTCACTCGGTTTGGGGGGACTAGGGAAGGACCTGCAGCTGTCATCTATGGAGGCCTGGTTcaggggcggcggcggcaaaaCAACAGAAGAGGCCTCGTTCCTGGCCAAAGCCTCGCCGGAGCACTGCTGCGTTGGCCACGGACCGTTACACCAGCAGTCCTCTCGCAAAATGTCCGGCAGCAAGGCGCTAGTCTGGCCACCCGCGGGGGGTGGGCAGGGGCGGCCAGAACACGAGGGCAACGCGGGGGGGGGATGAGGTAGCGGAGCCTGAACGACTGCGTGCCGATTGCTCTCCGTCTCTTGCGGACACTGAATTGGACCTGCTGTGGTGTGGGGGGAAACGGAGAAAGGGAGAGTTGTCATTTGATGAGGCCCGAGCCGAGGGCGTCGACCTTGCTTCACTCCTCTGCACGTTTAGCCAGTGGACTGTGTGGCTTTTATTGCGTGCCTTTGATGACCTCATGAAACACGTGTTCAATGCATAAATGTCCTTGTTACAGCATTTTGTTGTAAGCCAtcatcaaattattattttaatgcaaacccgcgcgcgcacacacacgccgtttacttgtatgtctatggtgtaatatgtcttgtcaccgtgggatagggaaaacgtcatttcgatctctttgtgtgtctcggcatgtgaagatgttgacaataaagcagactttgactttgacctcaCCTCGTCTTGTGTCACTGATCAATGGTCCGAGCCTCCGAATCAGGCCTCTTTGGTGCCTGAGCTCTGAACGGAGACGGGCGATCTCAGAATGCAAAGTCTCGTACGCCTGCTGCATGCTCCTCTCCCTACAGACACGCACGGAACATTTGTTTTCAACACTCTTGCAGTAACgctcataataataatcatcatcatcatagtgCTATGGGAGTGAAAAGATGATTCCAGGTTTTGAGTTGGATTTTTACGGTTCCATGGCAAACAAGAAAATGCACTCGGTTGACTGTCCCGTCTATCGCTTTGTGATTTTTTATGAAACGCTGTTGAAAACGATGCTTTTTTGGGACGCTCCAAACATGCATGGAAACTCTTGAAACTTGGCACAGATCAAGCCTGGGAAAGTATTAGTAGTAGTTTATTGGGTGAATTTAGAACAAAATGTCTCAGTCTGAGTTTCATTTTCATGTCGTTTATACTTGGTTTTAtaccagtcgtatcattttatttcatcgtatttatatatttattataaatgtattatttatttatataaatgtattattcatttatacAAAGGCCGGTCCGCGGAAATACTTCTCCGTGGTGCAAAAAAGGTCGGGGGCCACTGGTttacacggacggacggacggacggacggacggacggaaaacCACTTCCGTCTAGCCTCAATGTTTTTTGAACTTTGCGGTCAGCAAAACAGTGACGGGACCATTTGGTTAACTGGAACGGAAAGCCCGCCTCTGCTTACTCGCTTGATGCATATTCTTTCCAGAAACTGTCCATTGGGACGTGGTTAAATACCATATACTGTattcaaatggaaaaacaaaataaaaatgacatgaaACTAATCTCTTTGAAAGACATTGGTAAATGTTTGCTTATTGGAGCAAGTGCCAACGGTAAGGTCGTGATGAAATATTGTACCTGGGATTGTGTTCCGAGTTAGGTCCGTTCAGGTCACACAATTCGTCCTATAATGGATCAAAGTAGAGATTCCTTCAACATTTCAGCAGAAGCTGCTTTGGACTCATTGAGGAAAAGgatatccctccctccctccctacctccctccctccctccctccctcctctcttacccctctcatttccagttgCTCGCTGTGTTTCAGGGACAAGCGGTCCAGCTCCTCCTGAAGCTGAAGGATTTTTCGCTGAGCACTGACACAGTCCATCTGCCAAGAGTCCTGAGGACTGTTCAAGCTCTTCATGACTGTACAGAAATATCCACATTTATTGTTCTACATAAATATTAGGTGGATACATAAGTAAATGGAAGCGCTCAAGTTCAATCAAATCACTTCGGGTTTGCTTGTCTCATTAGGAATAGAGGGGATCTGTTTTGGAGGACCATGATTTGACATTTGATAAAGCAGGTCAGAGTTACACTATatcactttttaaaatgtataacTAGGATAGATTAACCAACACAATAACGATACAGTAAATCTTTGTTTGAATCGTATCACTCGCCTCTTTCATGTTAAAAAGTCCATTTCAGCAGGAATCATTCCTGCTGATTTGGTACGGGACCACAATCTACCTTCGCCCTAATATCTGTATCATATCGGAAGTGGGAAATCTAGTCCGAAGAACTATTAGGGGGAGAGTCCGAAACTTTGGACCCAAAGACTTGTTCGAAGATGGACTTAACACCTTATGGAAATGAGGGCATTTCTGGCTTTGGCCAACAAACCTTGGCTGGTCTCCATCTCGGTCCTCAGCTGGAGCAGCTCCAGCTCTTTGCTTTGAAGCTGCTCTGTCAGGAGCCTCTCGCTCTCACTCTTCTCCTTTTTCTGAGGAGACACAGGCAGAACAGAATTGAAGAGAAGAGCAAGGGTGCATCCACCACCATCCGATTCTCAAGTTGGCCACGTGTTACGGCTTTGCTTTTCGAGCTGTAGCTTCATTCgggattgaaaagaaaaagaaaagaaactacGACGTGTCTGCGGTGGTAGGGGACGCTGTCGCACAATACGCAGCCTACAAAATAAATGTAGCACTGCCCTTGGCCCCCATCCAATACACACATGGACACGTTCTAGGGTGACCCCTGTTAATGATCATCAGAAATACCAAGTAGACTGTCAACCCTAGTCATAACAGATGCTACTACGGGCCCTTCCAGGTCTTACATTCACTGCTACTTGAGCACCGAGAGCCACTCCAGCGCTGACATTAAAGTCCACCTTCCCACATCTTCTGCGATTCCTTTTTGAAGAGGCAGCTAATGGTTCATCAATTGAAacaattcaattgaatatactgCCAAGGTTTTGTCCCGTTTTATGAGCCTACCGTTACTCGCTCAATGAACGGCCCAAAGTGCTTTGGAGGTACTTCTACAACAAAATAATGAGAGCGATGATATGTTGCACAATTGTACGGAGGAGGGAATGTTCCCCGTACCAGCACCATGAAGAATGAAAATAATCATGTTTGCAAGATCTTTGTACTGCGATTAAGAAATGCAATATTTCTTGAACCAGGAAAACGCACCAGCTTGTTTAGCTCCATCTGCAGGTCCTCCTTTTCAATATATATACCTCGATATGCGCTGAAGGCCTTGTTGACATATTGGGGACCCTCTGAAACCTCTGGCCGGAAGAGCTAGAACAATGATGCAAGGatgttataataaaataaataaatgggaaaaaaagctgatGAGTTCACATATTAATGAATCAACCACCTCCCACCACATCCTATCCCATCTACAGTAAGGAATGAGACCGTTGAAGGGAGATTTGGCACTTTGACTGAAGGTTTACAGTGCTCTTTGATGGGGaaagctttttgttttgttactattctttcttttaatggCTTGGCTCTGAGAGTTAATTCAAACTTTATAAAGTTCAACTTTAAACAGCTTCGCTTTTAAAGTATGATAACGTAATGGAAGTTTTTTTGCCACAAAACAATTTTGGATGcttattgtattttaaaagtCAGCTTAACTGCCAATGATTTGAGGTGAAACGGTCCACCTATTTGCAAGCCTAACTTCAACCTTGTCTTATATCATACCTTATCCTCCAGCTGCTTAACTCGTTTCCTAAGGAAAGTGTTATCTTGCTCAGTCTCTCTCAGGCGCTTTTTGATGTCCTCATAGGCTGTGACCAGGGCGAAATGAGAAGCTACAGATTCATCGCCGGCGCACACCGATACGGGGCTCTCTCCCGCGGCCGTGTCGGCCGTCTCGTGTTTGAGGATGCAGATGTCATCATCCACAGCCTGATGTTCCATGGCTGTGAAGCAGATTGAAGACCTGTGGGATTAGAATACAGACACTCtttcaaagacaaaaacaaaacaaaacaaaaacattcagaGGAAGAAATTGTGCCTGCGTCTCATGCACAGAAAACACCGCAATTACAACATACCGTTTACCGGAGGCGGCCATTCCGCCCGAAGGACGGGAGGGACCACCATTTTGAGGACGGACgagaaagttaaaaaaacaaacaataaaaggaCGGACTGAGGACGGACGGAAGCGTAATCATCTCTAGCCGGTTTAATCCTCTCACATTTTGCCACCACAGGTTGAAACGGGCATAAGTAGAGATGTCCACATGCATTTTGAGGGTGGTTGATCCCTGTTATTTTGACAATCTCTGTACAATGATTTCCAGTGGGAAAATTGTGATCGTTGGGTTGCGCCATATTCCTTAAAAGTGGGCGTTTCTGAAGGCATTCgttttttcattatttctccaaaatgaatggatgaaataGAAAATGCTATTCTTTTACATTTTCCTGATCACAAGCTACATAGACGCGACCAATTACGGAAAATTGGACCATCACCGCTTTTGGTTTGTTATTATTTTCCCGAGGGGAGGCTGGCCTGACCGCAGTCAAAAATTCGACTTCCCCACCTTCCGCGATTGCAGCATAAGCATTGGAAACAGAGAAGCGATAACTCGGGAACATGCTATTGGGACAAATTAGATAAATCCACGGACTTTGCATTCGCGAAGTAGGTTGCCCGCTTAAGATTGAAAG from Syngnathus typhle isolate RoL2023-S1 ecotype Sweden linkage group LG10, RoL_Styp_1.0, whole genome shotgun sequence includes these protein-coding regions:
- the azi2 gene encoding 5-azacytidine-induced protein 2 isoform X1, which produces MEHQAVDDDICILKHETADTAAGESPVSVCAGDESVASHFALVTAYEDIKKRLRETEQDNTFLRKRVKQLEDKLFRPEVSEGPQYVNKAFSAYRGIYIEKEDLQMELNKLKKEKSESERLLTEQLQSKELELLQLRTEMETSQVMKSLNSPQDSWQMDCVSAQRKILQLQEELDRLSLKHSEQLEMRGDELCDLNGPNSEHNPRERSMQQAYETLHSEIARLRSELRHQRGLIRRLGPLISDTRRAGPIQCPQETESNRHAVVQAPLPHPPPALPSCSGRPCPPPAGGQTSALLPDILREDCWCNGPWPTQQCSGEALARNEASSVVLPPPPLNQASIDDSCRSFPSPPKPSDALFWELHSAASNSSSLNGNSSPRSPPNTEYIKRF
- the azi2 gene encoding 5-azacytidine-induced protein 2 isoform X2 → MEHQAVDDDICILKHETADTAAGESPVSVCAGDESVASHFALVTAYEDIKKRLRETEQDNTFLRKRVKQLEDKLFRPEVSEGPQYVNKAFSAYRGIYIEKEDLQMELNKLKKEKSESERLLTEQLQSKELELLQLRTEMETSQVMKSLNSPQDSWQMDCVSAQRKILQLQEELDRLSLKHSEQLEMRGDELCDLNGPNSEHNPRERSMQQAYETLHSEIARLRSELRHQRGLIRRLGPLISDTRRGPIQCPQETESNRHAVVQAPLPHPPPALPSCSGRPCPPPAGGQTSALLPDILREDCWCNGPWPTQQCSGEALARNEASSVVLPPPPLNQASIDDSCRSFPSPPKPSDALFWELHSAASNSSSLNGNSSPRSPPNTEYIKRF